GATTGCAGAGGAAGCGGGAAGTCTGCTTTCACAGAATGTGGTGATGCTCGGCGCCTCCGCCTCTGCGCTTCCGCTGAAGAAAGAGTCTCTGGTACAGGCTGTAAAGGGTCTTGTACCTCCAAAGACTATTGAGGTAAATACCCGTGCGTTTGAGTGTGGTTTTGATGCCTGTGGAAATAATATTCAATAATATTCTTTTTTTGGAACTTTTGTTCTGTGCGTATATCTGATTTCCGGAGAAATTCCCGCTCCTGCTCTGTCTCCGAATAGTATAAAACAGTTAGTGCCCAATTTTTAGAAGCTATATGAGTGAAATTCAGGTTTATGCCGGGGGAATACTTGCTTCTGTTGGGATAATTCTTTTGGGAGTTATTCTTGGCATGGAGATAATCAGCTTTAAAACAGGAATAATATATACTTTGATGCCGGTTTTTGCTCTTCTTGTTGTCTTAGGCGTTCTGCTGATGCTTCTTGGTTCAAAAGAGCCTGAATGCTCCAGTGAAAACTGATATATGCTGCTGAATCTCTGTTTTTCCCAGTTTAAATCCCTTATGGAAGAACCGGAGAAGAATCTTGTCCGGGCTGAAGGTATGATTCGGGAGGCATCTTCTCATGGTTCGGATATTATTATCTTCCCTGAGCAGGCCTTTACGGGCTGGGATCCGTTATCTCAGAGATATGCAGACGGTGAAGAGAGCCTTATCGTCTCATCTCTAAAAAAATATGCTGAGGAATATTCTGTCGGGATACTCGGCTCGTACAGGAAAAAAACAGACGGATTTCCGGAGAACACCTCTCTTTTAATCGGGGACAATGGTGATATTATTGCCTCATACTCAAAGATTCATCTCTTCACACCCGGAAGAGAGGGTGAGGCATTCAGGTCAGGAGAAAGTCCTGTTGTTGCAGAATATAAGGGTGCCAGGATCGGGATTGCGATATGCTATGACCTCAGGTTTCCGGAATTATTTACATATTACAAAAGATGCGGTGCGGAAATTGTCTTTGTTCCTGCTGCATGGCCGTGCAGGAGGATGAAGCACTGGCGGACGTTTATCATCTCCCGTGCGGCTGAGAATCAGTTTTTTGTTGCAGGGGTTAATACAGCCGGAGAAAATTACGTTGATTCATACTGTGGCGGTTCATTTCTGGCTGACCCTTACGGTGAAGTTGCGGCTGATTCCGGTGAAGGTGAGTGCCTGACATTCGCATCGGCAGATCTCTCGTCTGTTGGGGAAGCAGGCAGGATTTTGCCTGTATTTCCTGACCGCAAAGAAGAGTTATACATAAAATGGATCAGATAGTACTCTGCTGATCTGATGCATGGAGAAGAGCACGTATTTCTGAGCCTTTTATCAGCCGGGATTATCCTCACGCCGCTTTTTGGCAGTGTTGATCCGATAATCCCTCTGGTCTGCCTCATCGGGGTATTCATAGGTTCACTTGCACCTGATGCCGATGCTGCGGATTCTTCCATTATGCATGGTTTTTTAGGCGGACGGGGAAATTTAAGGGCTGTAAGGAGGCATACTGTGATCTTCCTGCCTTTCTTTGGCTACATCCTGAGGTACCTTGTCTTCTATCCTGCCTCGGCACTTGTCTGGGTTTTTACTCTTGGGCGGGAAAAACCGCGCCATCGTGGTGTCATGCATTCACTGCTGGGCGCTTTTATTGCCGGACTGGCAATCGGGCTGATTTTATATGGAATATTTGTAATTTCTGCCGGGTTTGATGCTGAAAGATGGATATATATCTTCATGGCCGGATTTTTGTTCGGTTACCTGATGCACCTCATTGAGGATTCATGCTCCAAAACCGGAGTCTGCTGGATTTATCCGTTCAGCAAAAGAAAGCTCTCCGGAAATCTGGCTGCAAAGAGTTTCAGGATGAGGCTGTCGGCTGTAATTATTGCAGGTGCCTTTCTTTTTATGCTCGTATCGTCACCTGTGCTGCATATCCCGGTTCCGGATGGCGGGAGAATTATATATGCCCTCATTGTTTTTTCGATTGCGTGGGCGGGTGTGCTGGCCGTTTCCGGTGTGCATTCCTGATGCCGGGACGGTGCATATCCATCAGCTATAATTCCGTCAAGAGCAATAGGATAAGGTATGTTTCGTCTCGTCTGTGTGAACTGCGGTGCCGAATATGATCAAAGTGAGATAATATACCGCTGTTCAAAATGTGACCACCTTCTGGCGGTTAAATATGACCTTGAGTCACCCGGCTTTTCAAGGGCTGACTGGAATTCACGCCCGCTCAGTCTGTGGAGGTATAAGGAGATCCTTCCGGTTAAAGGAGAACCTGTTACCCTTCAGGAGGGCGGCACCCCTCTGTACCATATGAAGAAGATTGGTGAGGAACTCGGCCTTAAAAACCTCTATGCAAAGCACGAAGGTCTGAACCCGTCAGGTTCCTTTAAGGATCGGGGTATGACTGTCGGAGTTTCAATGGCCCTTCAGCTTGGGATGAAGACGGTCGCCTGTGCGAGCACAGGAAATACATCCGCCAGCCTTGCCCAGTATGCGGCAAAAGCCGGAATTCCGGCAGTGGTTCTTCTTCCGGCAGGAAAGGTTGCACTTGGAAAGGTTGCCCAGGCTCTGATGCACGGGGCAAAGGTCATTGCAATCAGGGGTAATTTTGACCGTGCCCTTGAGATGGTGCATGAACTCTGCCTGACCGAAGGTCTGTATCTTCTCAATTCGGTGAACCCGTACAGGCTTGAAGGGCAGAAGACGATAGGGCTTGAGACTGTCGATCAGCTTGGAGAGGTTCCTGACAGGATGGTTCTGCCGGTAGGAAACGCAGGCAATATATCTGCGGTTTACAAAGGAATGCTTGAGCTTGAGGAGCTTGGATTTACAGACAAAATTCCGGTTATGACCGGAGTTCAGGCAGCAGGCTCTATGCCGGTTGTGAAGGCGATTGCAGAGGGTCTTGATGTGCTTGTCCCTCAGAAGGACCCTGAGACGATCGCAACCGCAATAAGGATTGGTGCTCCTGTAAACGCAGAAAAAGCGCTTCTGGCTATCAGAAAGACCGGCGGAACTGCTCTCTCTGTTACCGATGATGAGATCCTTGCTATGCAGCGTGATCTTGCCAGAAAGGAAGGTATTGGTGTTGAACCTGCATCTGCGGCATCTGTTGCAGGTATTAAGAAGATGGCAGAGGAAGGTCTGCTTGATAAGGATGAAAAGATTGTATGTGTTGTAACAGGACATCTCCTAAAGGATCCGGAGACGGTGATAAGACAATGCGATGCTCCGGTGGAGATAGACGCGGACTTAATGTCCTTGCGTGCTGTTCTGCGCTGATTCTGCTGCTTGTCTTTGTGGTGTTTCCGGCATCCGCCCTTAATGCCACATTTTTTGTGGCTGAGAATGGCTCTTCGTACCATGCCTCTTTAGAGATTGAAGAGGCCTCGGAATACCGTTTTGAAAAGCCCGGTGTGCTTGGCGAGAAGGTTCCGGCGGAATACGGGAATGTATCCCTGTATTATACCAACGGAACTGAGGCATCTTTTGAGGATAAGGGGAGAAGCATAGAGTTTGAGAAGGGCAATTATACCGTAGGTTATGATTCCGCCATTGATAACCATAATCTGCAGCTTATATTTGATGACCGGTACAATATTTCGGTATATCTGCCACCGGTCTTTGATGTCAGAAATCCTCTTTTAGGGATGGTATCCACCGGTGGTGAGGTTATTTCCGGTGCTGAGGTTTCAGAGAACGGGGCCGGCAGTGTGGATGGTGCCGGGGACGAAACTTTAAGCAGCACAGGATCCGGTTATGACGGACTCCGGATTGACTGGGTGAAGAGAACTTATGCAGAAATAAGGTTTTATGACTCTTTCCAGGAGAAGATCCTGATGATATTTGGGTCATTGTGGCTTGTTGTTGCTGTGGTCTTTTTAGTGCCATATATGATGACAAGGAGAAGAAAGGGATAAAATCATCATACTTTTTCAGGCGTTTTTTCTGCCACGACTGTTCTTGTCAGGTTCAGCGTAATTCAGCGGATCTGTTATATTTGTAAGGGAATTCACGGTTGAGAGAACATAAAGTAATAATAAATATCCCGGAACAAAACCAGTTTACAGTATGATTTCTACAAAGCCGAGATAATACTGTTATTTGTGGTTTATCCGGAAATATTCCATTCAGAGGTTTCTTTTGCCAGATATGCCCCTGCCGGGTGTACCCGTACATGGACATCAATAACATCCTCAACTGATGAACATATCCGTTCTTCAATCATGCAGGCTATTGAGTACGCTTCTCTGACAGTGATCTCAGGATCAGTTTCGATTGTAATATCTACTGATATAGCACCACCAAAACTCCGAATACGCTGTTCTGATATAAAAAAAACCCCAGGCATTTCTTCAGTGATCTCTTCTGTGAGGTTCATCACATTAACTGAAGGATTTGCATCGATAAGCTCTTTTGCAGCCCCTATAAATTCTCCGGAACTATAAACAAAGAGAGCAAGGGCAACAAAGAGTGTCAGTGCTGTATGAATTATATCAAATGAAGGTGCAATCACCTGAAACATTCCGCTTATAAGAATTATTGCCACACAGGCCATGTCTGCCTTAATAATAACTGAATTAAGCAGAAGCAGCCGGCTGTTAATTCTTCTTCCTACATCTCTCAGATAGCGGTAAAGGAAAAAGAGCATTGTAATTATCATAAGTGAAAGGAAGATTGTAGCCATTCCATATCCAGGATTAAGTTCATTTGACTGAGACATAAGAGTCTCAAAGAAGAAGTTAAGGATATAAGCAGCAATACCAAGTGAGAAGATAAGCAAAGCCAGTGTTTCTATGCGTTGATAACCGTAATGCATCTTTAAATCCGCTTTTCTGGCCCCCAAGCGAACCGTTGCGAGCAGTATTGTATCAGGAACCAGCCAGGCAAGATTGCCAAACCCTTCAATAAAAAAGAGGTCATTTTTAGAGAAAAACCAGAATATTATCTCTACAAATCCGATAATGGCACTGACTATCAGGGAAATAATCAGAGCCTTAGTTGCAGCACGTGAATATGGATCATCTCTGCCGTATATATCGGGGTAATTTTTATTATTCTGCCGTTTATATCTTTTAAACACAGTTTCAGTCCACCTGAACTACCGGATTTGTATCTGTCGTTTTTTTCCTTTTCCCTGCAACTGAACCGACAAACTGGTACATTCCCTCATCAGCTAAAACAGCAACAAAGAATATCCAGGGCATATCTGCAAACAGGGCAAGAAATATCAGCCCTGCAAAGGCAGTGCACCGGAATGTAAACCACCGTATGTAAAGATCAGTTAAAACGCCTTTAACTCCTGCCGGTTTGTTTATATTTATGGATGTCTTAAGGGCATCAGCGCTGTCGTTTCCTATTTCATCGATAAATGATGTCAGTACGATTACAGCAAGTGTTAAGATATTTACGTAGAGCAGACCTTCAGCACCAAGAAGAATAACTCCTGCAAGAACCATTGCTGTAATAAGAGAAAATGCAAAATTATCAATTTTACCGGCAAGAATGACAGAAATCACAATTCCAAGATATATTCCGGCAGTGTATCCATTCAGTGCGATAACCAGACAGAATACAAACCCGGTCAATACTGAAAGAATCAGAGCAAGTTTCCGGTTAAATACACCATCATCAAAAGCTGAATCAATATATTTCAGACTGCCTCCTATATATGCAAAAAGCAGTATGAAAGCTATGTCCGACTCAATCATAATATTTAGGTCTGTATATCATTAATGATATACATGACTGTTTTTTAGAAATATTCGCCGTATAAAATGATAGGGAGCGTATGATTCAATTACTCTCTGTCTGGTATTGACAGGATAAATCCGCACGGTAATGTGTGTAATATAATATTGTCAAAATATATTTGTGTTGGTTCCAATTCTGTTGGGCTGTTTTTTTGTCAGTGGTGGTGTGACTCTTTACCAGATTTTTCTTCCCATTGAGGCAGTCCCTGCTTTTTGCGGTAGTCGTTTATTGCCCTGTGTATCGCATCCTCGGCAAGAACGGAGCAGTGGACCTTTGCCGGAGGAAGGCCCTCAAGTGCCTCAACGACAGCCTTATTGGAGAGGTCCCATGCCTCCTCAAGGGTTTTTCCCTTCACAAGTTCGGTTGCCATGCTGCTTGATGCAATGGCGGCTCCGCAACCGAAGGTCTGGAATTTTATATCCTCAATAATGTTGTCCTTAACTTTGATGAAAACCTTCATTATATCGCCGCACTGCGGGTTTCCTTCCTCTCCTATGCCGTCTGCATCTTTTATTACGCCCGTATTTCTTGGATTTTCAAAGTGGTCCATTACCTTTTCATTGTACATTTTTTTCTCCTCGGCTGACTGTATTTTTTGCAAATCTTTATACTGCTGGTTACTCCGCAGTTCTGAGTTCATCAGGTGTAAGCGGTGACATATTCCTCAGTTTCTGAACAATGCCGGGCACTGTATTAAGCACATATTCAACGTCCTCAACACTGTTCACCTCACCAAGGGTCAGGCGAAGGGAACCATGTGCTATTTCAATGGGAACATTGCAGGCTGTCAGAACATGAGAGGCGTCAAGTGAATCCGAAGTGCATGCACTTCCTGTGGATGCACATATGCCCTTTCTGTTCAACATGAGAAGGATTGACTCACCCTCGATGTATTCAAAGACCACGTTTACATTATTGGGGAGCCTCTTCTCCGGATGACCGTTTAGATGTGTCTTTGGAATATTTAAAAGCCCTTCTGTAAGCCTGTCCCTTAGTGCAGCAATTCTTGCAGATTCTTCTTCCATGTTTTTTACCGCTATTTCGATTGCCAGACCAAGTCCGGCAATTCCCGGTACATTCTCTGTTCCTGCCCGCCTTCTTCTCTCCTGTGCTCCGCCGTGCATCAGGGGATCAATCTTTACACCCGTCCGGATGTAAAGTGCACCTGTTCCTTTCGGGCCGCTGAACTTGTGACCGGAGAGTGAGAGCATGTCGATGTTCATAGCCTCAACGTCAATCGGTATGTGCCCTATCGCCTGCACTGCATCGGTATGAAAGATAACTCCTTTATCCCTGGCAATTCGCCCTAGTTCAGCAATCGGCTCTATCGTTCCTATCTCATTGTTGGCAGACATAACTGATGCAAGAATTGTTCTGTCTGTTATGGCGGCCTCAAAGTCCTCTGGATCAACAAGCCCGTATTTGTCAACGGGAAGATATGTTATCTCAAAACCCTGTTTTTCAAGCCATTCAACCGTATGCAGAACTGCGTGGTGCTCAATGGGTGTTGTTATTATGTGGTTGCCGGATTTTTGGTTCGCAAAGGCGGCACCCTTTATTGCCCAGTTGTCAGATTCGGTTCCGCCGGATGTGAAATATATCTCCTTTGGCTCTGCGTTTATTGCAGATGCGACCTGTTCACGTGCCTTTTCAACCGCTTCTCTGGAATCTCTGGCAATACTGTACAGTGAAGAGGGATTGCCGAACTTCTCTGTCATATATTCTGTCATAATGCTGACAATCTCCGGCCTTGTCGGTGTTGTTGCGGCGTTGTCCATGTAAATAAGGGGTTTTATCTCTTTCATAGGTGTTTGTATCTCCGTTATCCGGGTAATATCTGTCAGGATTTTTTCTGCCGGGATATTATGCAGAAGGATTTTTCTCTATTGTTATACTGTAATAGTATTGTTGATTTGCTTTTTTTAATTTGTGTGACAAATATTATTGCAGGGTTTATGACTGAGAAACTTTTTGTGTACGGAACACTGATGGATTCTGACATTCAGAAGGATGTATTTGGCAGGGAAATTTCCGGAGTTTCGGATTCACTGTATGGCTACAGACTTGGAACGGTTACTTTTGGGAATGAGACATTTCCCGCGGTACGGAAAATTTCAGATTCACTTTCCGGAGATAAAAATGGCCGGAATTCTTCAGGTCCTTTGGACGGACTTAATTCAGAGGGTAGTCCTGCGGATGAGATGGCTGATAATGAAGTGAAAGGTATTGTTCTGACGCTTTCTGGTGAAGATTTCATGAATGCTGATATTTATGAGGGAGAGTATTACAGCAGAAGAGAGGTTACCTTAAAGAGCGGAACAGTGGCTTATCTCTATGAAATTGAGGATGTGGATTATGTCTGAAAAAAGGCAGGCTATTTTGAGAGTTTTTACACACTTCACATCGTAATTTGGATTTACAGATTATTGAAGTAAATTGTGATGAGATCTCCTTAAAAAAGTTATTTTATTCATCAAGAACCATTCTTTCGAGTTCAAGCGGCATGATGTACTCTCCGTTCCGGAAAGCACGCATATTTCCTCCTGAGATCTCATCTATTAAAATGATCTCGTCTCCAATCCTGCCGAATTCAAATTTGATGTCGTAGAGTTCGATATTTTTCTTCGCAAGTTCTTCCTTTATGATGGTTGCGATCTGCTGGGTTAATGATTTGACCTTTTCGTATTCATCCGGGGTGAGAATTCCAAGATTTTCGAGTGCGTCCTTTGTAATCGGAGGATCTTCGCGGTCATCGTCTTTTAATGTTGTCTCTACAAACGCCGGCAGTGGTGCAGCCTCTTCTATATAATCTCCGTAGCGCCTGTAAAAACTTCCTACCGCACGGAAACGGCAGATAACTTCCAGTCCCTTACCAAATGTTTTTGCAGGCCTGACAATCATTGTGACGTTGTCGATGTCAGAATCTATATAGTGGGTTGGAATTCCCTTCTGGTTCAGGATTTCAAAGAAGAATTTTGTCATCCTGAGGCCTGCACGGCCCGCACCCTCCATAGTAAGGCCGATGGTATTCATGCCCGGGTCAAATACACCATCAGCTCCGGTGCAGTCATCTTTGAATTTAAGCAGATAATTTCCGTTATCAAGTGCATAGACGTTTTTTGTCTTGCCTGTATAGACAAGTTTCATGGACTCCGTTGAACTCATAGTTTCCCTCATTTAATAAATTTTATATGATATTTTTGGTTCAGAATGTTTAAAAGGGTGCTGTCATGGCAGAACGGGTACTGCTCCGGTTGACTGCGATGGGATAACCGGGAAAACTCCGTAAAACTCTTTTAAGAGACCGGAATATGTTCTTCCCTGATGGTTTATGGGGAAGATCTTTTTTGCACCAATTTCAGAATATATTCCATCCTTTTATTATCCCCCAAAATCAACAGGGTAATATTATGCTGTGCAGGAATGAGGTCAGGGGCGCTCTGCTATATCTTCTCATCGTTATTGCAACCTATTTCTTCTTCCAGACTGTCATCGTAATCACGCACGAGCACATTCACAGCACCACTGCATTCCTACTTGGAAACATGCAGAACCCTCTTGCAATTGAATGGGGAAATCCCATTACTCTGTCCGGATGGGATGAAGGGGTCAGTTATTCATCGCTCTTTGCATCGGGACTTGGGGTTCATGCTGCTGTAATTGCCGTGATGCCCTTGATCTTTCATGCCGTTGTTGTAACCTGCGGAATATTTATTCTGAAGTCAGGTGCCTTTGTCCGGAGGAAGTGGGCTTTTCATCTCATATTCTGGTTTATCATCGTAAATCTGGCTGAGCTTATCGCCTATATGCCTATGCGGTCATTTTCTTCTCATGGTGATATAGGTAACATCAATCACGGGCTTGGGCTATCTCCGTGGCCGGCAGCAGTTTTTGGGACTGCTCTTGTTCTGATCTGGCTCTGGTACCTGCTCAGGTATGTACTTCCGGGGATGAATGCCGTCGTTACTCCCGGTTCAAAAGTAAATAAGTACATAACCCTCATAGTTATGGCCTTCTTCCTGTTTCTGTTTTCAGGCGGAATCCGTCTGGCAGAAGCAAATGACTGGATTATGGGCACAATTGCCTTTATCGCTTTCTTTTTGGTCATATGGTTCTGCAGGCCGGAGATGTCATGGGTAATAGCCGCTGAAGAGGCAGCCCTTATGTGATAGTTTTGGAAAAGGTCTTTTCCGGATAAACGAAAAAGAGTGTTATGGATGAACTCATAGAAGTCTGGAAGAACAAAAGAGGGCTGGTTCTGATTGCAGCGACTGCGGTCATGTATGCACTTATTCTGACTGTCTTTAATGAGATCCAGTGGGATATTGCAGGCATCGCGGTACGCCCTGCGGCAGCACTTCCTGTTCTCTTCGGGATCCTGCTGGGGCCTGCCGCAGCCTGGGGATTTGGGATTGGCAACATTGCCGGAGATCTGACCGGTTCGTGGTCGCTGATGAGTGTCTCTGGTTTTCTTATCAACTTTCTCTACCCGTATCTTTCTTATCTCCTTTGACACAGGCTTATGAAAGGGCGTGAATTAAAGATGGACAGGTATGGTACGGGTTATTATCTGCTTACTGCATTTATTGCCACTTTCGTGTGTATGGCACTTCTTGCGGCTCTTGGGGCGGTTTTCTTCGGCCGGCCCTTTGAGAGCAAGTTCATCGATTACTTTAGCAACAATATCATATGGACAATGATTGCAGGTTCTCTTCTCTCATGGCTGACATTTAATGTTGCAGTCCGGAAAGGGCTGGTCTGTGGAAAGAAATGGAAGGTTTAATTCGTGGATTTCAAATTAATGGCTTTTATGATCTGATTCGGGACGCTGCCGGCAGCCTGCATATCTCTTCGATATGATCTGTCAGCGTGCAGGTGTATTCGTCGGTGAGTGTAGGTGCAAAGACCCTGTGGCCATGCTTCCGGAGATATTCAGCGGTTCCGTCCCATCTTTCCGTCATCTGTGTGAACCGGATCGCCTGTAGTAAGTCTGTTCCATGTGACTGTATCCATATTTCCGCCGTGAATCAGAACAAAATCTGCCATGATTATTCCTGAACAGGCATCGACCTAAGGTGATAAAAAATAATATAAACAGGATTACAAATAACGAAATAGTTGTGGTTAAGGGGTTTTACCCGTTGTAGTGACGGGAATCACAGGTGTTCCTTAAAAACTTCTGCTTCCTGTGTGCACTTCCTTCCATTGGGGGTTTCAGATTCGCATTTCAGGCTGTTGTCTCTCATTTCCAGTATTGGTCTCCCTTCTTTTTCTGTTGATTTCAGAATATATTTATCAGGATTTATCAAACAGGTAATACCGGTTTTAATCTAAACCGGAAAAAGAGGTCTTTGTGTGAACAATCTGAAAATCTATTCTCTGTTTATTGCCCTTATCGTATGTCTTCTCGCCGCAGCGGGATGCACAGCCGATACAGGTGGGTCCGCACCGGGACCGGGTGATTCCGGTGCTGCACATGTATATACGCCAGTTTCGTTTGCCGACACTCCGGTGGAGTATATATCCGTCAACGGTGTTACGCTCGGATACCGTGAATTTGGATCAGGAGAACCTCTGCTTATGGTACAGGGATTTGGTGCGACTATCGACGACTGGGATGAGACTTTTATTGGAATTCTGGCATCCGGGTATCATGTCTATATTTACGATCACCGGGGCATGGGTTACAGCAGTGAATCGGATGTTAATACGACCATACCAATGTACGCCGACGATGCTGCAGTCTTCATACAGGAGCTGGGCTATGAGAGCATGAATGTCTACGGCGTTTCGATGGGTTCATCGGTATCTCAGCAGCTTGCAATTGCACATCCTGATTCTGTAAGGAAGATGATTCTCGATTCGAATACCTACAGCGTCAAAATCCCGGAGACTAAAAAACTGTTCGGGGAGATCGAGTCGGCCGCATCCAATCCGGAGACATCTGAAGGAATCCGTATGGAGGCTGAGGCAAATCTGGCGTGGCAAGGTTCGTGGGATGGTCTTTCAGGAATTGAGAAGGACGTAATGCTTGTCGTCGGAACATCAGACGACCTTACGCCCGATTCCGTCTCCGTACAGATGGCCGGACAGATCAACGGTTCCTGGCTCGTGCGGTTTAAGGATCTCCCGCATGCCGGTGCCGGTTATGCCCCTGTTGAATACGGTGAAAATGCATTATACTTCCTTGATACGGACGAGTCTCCGCTGGGTATCCTGGACTTAGCATTTGTGGCTATAGTGCAGGCTTTATCTTAACACCCTGTGCCTGTTCAATAATATTCTCTTTATTTTTCCTGAAATTTTCTATACACCAGGGGCAACGCTGTCACAGTCGCTCCAGATGCCAGCTTGTTCAGCTCCTTTTGGCGGTATATTCCTTTATGATGCAGGAGATTAGGTAGAGAAGGGAGATGAGTGCAAATATTACAAATAACTCCGGTATGGTTTTACTGCCCGGATGAATAATCTGTCTTGTCACTGCTGAATCAAGGAGCATAAAGCTGAAGAATATCAGTGACAGACCTCCTGTTATAATTCTTCTTCCAGTGAACCGGATGACTGAAACCGCCAGGAATAATGCAGTCAGGCTTTCCGCAAGAAGATAAATTCCTGCATATAATCCTGCAATTCTGATGCCGAAAAACCAGCCCTCCCAGTTTAGTATGAATACAAACATGAGCATACCGCCCCAGAATATTAATACTGCAATCAGGCAGTACCTGATAATTTTTTCAGAAATCTCTGCTATTTTTAAGACTCTCTGAAAGATGTCCGGTACACTGTCGCCTTTGAAATTCTCCACCATGAAATATCCCTGTATAATTGTCCATTTAGTCTAAATTAAAACTTATTGCAAGTTTTTTAGGTTATAGTGGACTTGGGTTTCCGGGGCATGCCTGCGGCTTCGACTCGTCAGGGT
The sequence above is a segment of the Methanoplanus limicola DSM 2279 genome. Coding sequences within it:
- a CDS encoding nitrilase-related carbon-nitrogen hydrolase, encoding MEEPEKNLVRAEGMIREASSHGSDIIIFPEQAFTGWDPLSQRYADGEESLIVSSLKKYAEEYSVGILGSYRKKTDGFPENTSLLIGDNGDIIASYSKIHLFTPGREGEAFRSGESPVVAEYKGARIGIAICYDLRFPELFTYYKRCGAEIVFVPAAWPCRRMKHWRTFIISRAAENQFFVAGVNTAGENYVDSYCGGSFLADPYGEVAADSGEGECLTFASADLSSVGEAGRILPVFPDRKEELYIKWIR
- a CDS encoding metal-dependent hydrolase — protein: MHGEEHVFLSLLSAGIILTPLFGSVDPIIPLVCLIGVFIGSLAPDADAADSSIMHGFLGGRGNLRAVRRHTVIFLPFFGYILRYLVFYPASALVWVFTLGREKPRHRGVMHSLLGAFIAGLAIGLILYGIFVISAGFDAERWIYIFMAGFLFGYLMHLIEDSCSKTGVCWIYPFSKRKLSGNLAAKSFRMRLSAVIIAGAFLFMLVSSPVLHIPVPDGGRIIYALIVFSIAWAGVLAVSGVHS
- the thrC gene encoding threonine synthase, producing the protein MFRLVCVNCGAEYDQSEIIYRCSKCDHLLAVKYDLESPGFSRADWNSRPLSLWRYKEILPVKGEPVTLQEGGTPLYHMKKIGEELGLKNLYAKHEGLNPSGSFKDRGMTVGVSMALQLGMKTVACASTGNTSASLAQYAAKAGIPAVVLLPAGKVALGKVAQALMHGAKVIAIRGNFDRALEMVHELCLTEGLYLLNSVNPYRLEGQKTIGLETVDQLGEVPDRMVLPVGNAGNISAVYKGMLELEELGFTDKIPVMTGVQAAGSMPVVKAIAEGLDVLVPQKDPETIATAIRIGAPVNAEKALLAIRKTGGTALSVTDDEILAMQRDLARKEGIGVEPASAASVAGIKKMAEEGLLDKDEKIVCVVTGHLLKDPETVIRQCDAPVEIDADLMSLRAVLR
- a CDS encoding cation diffusion facilitator family transporter, with protein sequence MFKRYKRQNNKNYPDIYGRDDPYSRAATKALIISLIVSAIIGFVEIIFWFFSKNDLFFIEGFGNLAWLVPDTILLATVRLGARKADLKMHYGYQRIETLALLIFSLGIAAYILNFFFETLMSQSNELNPGYGMATIFLSLMIITMLFFLYRYLRDVGRRINSRLLLLNSVIIKADMACVAIILISGMFQVIAPSFDIIHTALTLFVALALFVYSSGEFIGAAKELIDANPSVNVMNLTEEITEEMPGVFFISEQRIRSFGGAISVDITIETDPEITVREAYSIACMIEERICSSVEDVIDVHVRVHPAGAYLAKETSEWNISG
- the nifU gene encoding Fe-S cluster assembly scaffold protein NifU; its protein translation is MYNEKVMDHFENPRNTGVIKDADGIGEEGNPQCGDIMKVFIKVKDNIIEDIKFQTFGCGAAIASSSMATELVKGKTLEEAWDLSNKAVVEALEGLPPAKVHCSVLAEDAIHRAINDYRKKQGLPQWEEKSGKESHHH
- the nifS gene encoding cysteine desulfurase NifS; the protein is MKEIKPLIYMDNAATTPTRPEIVSIMTEYMTEKFGNPSSLYSIARDSREAVEKAREQVASAINAEPKEIYFTSGGTESDNWAIKGAAFANQKSGNHIITTPIEHHAVLHTVEWLEKQGFEITYLPVDKYGLVDPEDFEAAITDRTILASVMSANNEIGTIEPIAELGRIARDKGVIFHTDAVQAIGHIPIDVEAMNIDMLSLSGHKFSGPKGTGALYIRTGVKIDPLMHGGAQERRRRAGTENVPGIAGLGLAIEIAVKNMEEESARIAALRDRLTEGLLNIPKTHLNGHPEKRLPNNVNVVFEYIEGESILLMLNRKGICASTGSACTSDSLDASHVLTACNVPIEIAHGSLRLTLGEVNSVEDVEYVLNTVPGIVQKLRNMSPLTPDELRTAE
- a CDS encoding gamma-glutamylcyclotransferase family protein; its protein translation is MTEKLFVYGTLMDSDIQKDVFGREISGVSDSLYGYRLGTVTFGNETFPAVRKISDSLSGDKNGRNSSGPLDGLNSEGSPADEMADNEVKGIVLTLSGEDFMNADIYEGEYYSRREVTLKSGTVAYLYEIEDVDYV
- a CDS encoding phosphoribosylaminoimidazolesuccinocarboxamide synthase translates to MSSTESMKLVYTGKTKNVYALDNGNYLLKFKDDCTGADGVFDPGMNTIGLTMEGAGRAGLRMTKFFFEILNQKGIPTHYIDSDIDNVTMIVRPAKTFGKGLEVICRFRAVGSFYRRYGDYIEEAAPLPAFVETTLKDDDREDPPITKDALENLGILTPDEYEKVKSLTQQIATIIKEELAKKNIELYDIKFEFGRIGDEIILIDEISGGNMRAFRNGEYIMPLELERMVLDE
- a CDS encoding ECF transporter S component family protein; amino-acid sequence: MDELIEVWKNKRGLVLIAATAVMYALILTVFNEIQWDIAGIAVRPAAALPVLFGILLGPAAAWGFGIGNIAGDLTGSWSLMSVSGFLINFLYPYLSYLL
- a CDS encoding alpha/beta fold hydrolase, yielding MNNLKIYSLFIALIVCLLAAAGCTADTGGSAPGPGDSGAAHVYTPVSFADTPVEYISVNGVTLGYREFGSGEPLLMVQGFGATIDDWDETFIGILASGYHVYIYDHRGMGYSSESDVNTTIPMYADDAAVFIQELGYESMNVYGVSMGSSVSQQLAIAHPDSVRKMILDSNTYSVKIPETKKLFGEIESAASNPETSEGIRMEAEANLAWQGSWDGLSGIEKDVMLVVGTSDDLTPDSVSVQMAGQINGSWLVRFKDLPHAGAGYAPVEYGENALYFLDTDESPLGILDLAFVAIVQALS